In Clostridium sp. JN-1, one genomic interval encodes:
- a CDS encoding DeoR/GlpR family DNA-binding transcription regulator produces MLAEERKDTIIQMLEEEGSVKVSKLTKLFDVSIETIRRDLESLEKEGLLKRVYGGAVLKKNEVQKLNYINREKEFINEKREIAKIAIKYIEDGQSIALNDSTTNIEIARELKNNFKELTVITNSLMIANELDDAESFTVILAGGILNSKERAFFGELPKKLLSNFIADKAFISVGGVSLIRGITDFMPEEVQIEKGLIEISQETIILADSSKMDKISLIKLEDIHEVNLIITDSKLDSKILNNYLKNGIEIVNK; encoded by the coding sequence TTGTTAGCAGAAGAAAGAAAAGACACTATTATACAAATGCTTGAAGAAGAAGGCAGCGTTAAGGTATCAAAATTAACTAAACTATTTGATGTTTCTATTGAAACAATAAGGAGAGACTTAGAATCTCTTGAAAAAGAAGGGTTATTGAAACGCGTTTATGGCGGCGCTGTATTAAAAAAAAATGAAGTTCAAAAATTAAATTATATAAATAGAGAAAAAGAATTTATTAATGAAAAAAGAGAAATTGCGAAAATTGCTATTAAATATATAGAGGATGGTCAATCAATTGCACTAAATGATAGTACTACTAATATAGAAATTGCTAGAGAGCTAAAAAATAACTTTAAAGAGCTTACGGTTATAACCAATTCATTAATGATTGCTAATGAGTTAGATGATGCAGAGAGTTTCACTGTTATTTTGGCAGGTGGTATATTGAATAGTAAGGAACGTGCTTTTTTTGGTGAACTTCCAAAAAAGTTACTCTCTAATTTTATCGCTGATAAAGCATTTATTAGCGTTGGCGGTGTATCATTGATTAGGGGCATTACTGATTTTATGCCAGAAGAGGTTCAAATTGAAAAAGGATTAATAGAGATTTCTCAAGAAACTATAATATTAGCTGATAGTAGTAAAATGGATAAAATATCACTTATTAAATTAGAAGATATTCATGAAGTGAACTTAATTATAACTGATTCAAAATTAGATTCTAAGATTCTGAATAACTACCTAAAAAACGGAATAGAAATTGTTAATAAATAG
- a CDS encoding MFS transporter, whose protein sequence is MEEKKGSIKKWMTFGTLILGGGTIYKLPYLKDAFYVPMQQQFHLTNTQIGAMLSAYAIVQSFGYIFSMYLTDRFSKKKLLPIGLIGVGALGFFMLTSPGYTGMLILWCLFAVFAELLFWPVLVKSVRLLGGKDEQGRMFGFLEAGRGVVDTIVAFTALGIFQLLGAGSTGLKGAIVFYSTIVIVVGIISYFLLEDDVIVTTKNKDGEVNKNKIALQGAIKALKMPEVWLVSFTIFSVYSVYCGLTYFIPFLKDIYGLPVALVGAYGIINQYGLKMVGGPIGGFLADKGFKSPSKYIRAAFVAAIAAMTIFIFLPHQKMNVYAGMTFTLGFGTIIFTMRAVFFAPMEEVEIPREISGAATSVACFVGYAPSMFAFPLFGSLIDKTPGINGYKQVFLLMIAFSVLGFILSSLLVHMVNKKKALGQEAA, encoded by the coding sequence TTGGAAGAAAAAAAGGGGAGTATTAAAAAATGGATGACATTTGGAACTTTAATTTTAGGAGGAGGAACGATTTATAAACTTCCATACCTAAAAGATGCATTTTATGTTCCTATGCAGCAGCAATTCCATTTAACAAATACACAAATAGGTGCAATGTTATCTGCTTATGCAATTGTCCAATCTTTCGGATATATATTTTCAATGTATTTAACAGATAGATTCTCCAAAAAGAAACTGCTGCCAATTGGACTGATAGGTGTTGGAGCTTTGGGATTCTTTATGTTAACGTCTCCAGGATATACAGGAATGTTAATACTTTGGTGTCTATTTGCTGTATTTGCAGAATTGTTATTCTGGCCGGTTCTTGTAAAGTCAGTTAGATTACTAGGCGGTAAAGACGAACAGGGAAGAATGTTTGGATTTCTTGAGGCAGGCAGAGGAGTAGTTGATACAATAGTTGCATTTACTGCTCTTGGAATATTTCAACTATTAGGAGCAGGATCAACTGGCTTAAAGGGAGCTATAGTATTCTATTCAACAATAGTAATTGTAGTAGGTATTATTTCTTATTTCTTACTTGAAGATGATGTAATAGTAACAACTAAAAATAAAGATGGCGAAGTTAATAAAAATAAAATTGCATTACAAGGTGCAATTAAAGCATTGAAAATGCCGGAAGTATGGCTAGTATCATTTACTATATTCTCAGTATATTCAGTATATTGTGGTTTAACCTATTTCATTCCATTCTTAAAGGATATTTATGGACTGCCTGTAGCGCTTGTTGGTGCTTACGGTATTATAAATCAGTATGGTTTAAAAATGGTTGGCGGACCTATAGGTGGATTTTTAGCTGATAAGGGATTTAAATCTCCATCAAAATATATAAGAGCTGCTTTTGTAGCAGCAATTGCAGCAATGACAATATTTATATTCTTACCGCATCAGAAAATGAATGTATATGCAGGAATGACATTTACACTTGGTTTTGGAACAATAATATTTACAATGAGAGCAGTATTCTTTGCACCTATGGAAGAAGTTGAAATACCAAGAGAAATAAGCGGCGCTGCAACTTCAGTAGCTTGTTTTGTAGGATATGCGCCTTCAATGTTTGCATTCCCTCTATTTGGTTCATTAATAGATAAGACTCCAGGAATTAATGGATACAAACAAGTATTTTTGCTTATGATTGCTTTTTCAGTATTAGGATTCATTTTAAGTAGTTTATTAGTTCATATGGTTAATAAGAAAAAAGCATTAGGCCAAGAAGCTGCCTAA
- a CDS encoding phosphatase PAP2 family protein, translated as MMSLIQHLDNYILLCINNNMHGYVMDKIMVFVTYLGSGGFIWITIAVLLIINKKYRNIGFMVLGALLLNTILCEGILKHAVQRMRPSTYIPAANLLIPKPLSYSFPSGHAASSFAAAGVLAKYFKRYAFVFFGLASLIAFSRLYLYVHYPTDVLAGIILGLICSKITIYVFNRVNKHAAITMKKE; from the coding sequence ATGATGTCATTAATACAACACCTTGATAATTACATTCTCCTGTGTATAAATAATAATATGCATGGATATGTAATGGATAAAATAATGGTTTTCGTGACCTACTTAGGCAGCGGTGGATTTATATGGATTACGATTGCTGTTTTATTAATAATTAATAAAAAATATAGAAATATAGGTTTTATGGTTTTAGGAGCTTTATTATTAAATACAATTTTATGTGAAGGAATTTTAAAACATGCAGTTCAGCGTATGAGACCATCAACTTATATACCAGCAGCTAATCTTTTAATTCCAAAACCTTTATCATATTCATTCCCTTCAGGACACGCTGCTTCTTCATTTGCAGCTGCAGGGGTATTGGCAAAGTATTTTAAAAGATATGCATTTGTTTTTTTCGGTTTGGCATCTTTGATAGCTTTTTCAAGGTTGTATTTATATGTTCATTATCCTACAGATGTTTTAGCTGGCATAATTTTAGGATTGATATGCAGCAAAATAACAATTTATGTGTTTAATAGAGTAAATAAGCACGCAGCAATTACTATGAAAAAGGAGTAA
- a CDS encoding TetM/TetW/TetO/TetS family tetracycline resistance ribosomal protection protein: MNKIIGMFAHVDAGKTTLAEQILYHTKSIRSLGRVDHKDSFLDNNNIEKERGITVFSDQAVFKYNSSTYYLVDTPGHMDFSSEMERAIQIMDYAIVIISGNQGIQSQTEVIWELLRKNKIPTFFFINKVDIETSNLEAVLNEIKLNLTLDVYLMDDSFEGGNMSPELVEFIAEKDDNLLEKYLENGYKKDLWLNSVRKMIKQNKLFPCFSGSALKDIGIDTFIEKLDILTFTEYDNKVKFSGIVYKVRYDEDQNKITYIKALSGVLNIKEKIQIGENYEKVNEIRIYNGSKFKTADSVSAGQLFAVCGLTSVKIGDGIGSLGKKANYSAVPTLKSKVIFDDKLNPKEVLNCFKILEDEDPALNITWNEKMKEIQVHIMGIVQLEVLKQVVKERFNLLVDFGPCKILYKETILENSIGYGHFEPLKHYAEVHLRLEPGERNSGITFKSECSTDDLTIGNQNLIRTNIYEREHHGILTGSPVTDLKITLLTGRAHIKHTSGGDFREATLRALRQGLESAKNVVLEPYYRFKISADVEYIGKVLSDIQRLNGSFKSPDIHNDKVFINGRGPVSEFMNYNLEFISSTNGRGKINFVFDGYDVCHNQEEVIQNIGYNNNADIEYTSSSIFCSKGQAFLVSGDKAKEYMHCLK, from the coding sequence ATGAATAAAATAATTGGTATGTTTGCACATGTAGATGCAGGAAAGACAACACTTGCCGAACAAATATTATATCACACAAAGAGCATTAGAAGTCTTGGAAGAGTGGATCATAAAGACTCATTTCTAGATAATAATAATATAGAAAAGGAAAGAGGAATTACTGTATTTTCAGATCAAGCAGTTTTTAAGTATAATTCTTCTACTTATTATTTAGTAGATACCCCAGGGCATATGGATTTTTCGTCTGAAATGGAAAGGGCAATTCAAATTATGGATTATGCCATTGTTATAATAAGTGGAAACCAGGGAATTCAAAGTCAAACGGAAGTCATATGGGAATTACTTAGGAAAAATAAAATTCCAACTTTTTTCTTTATAAATAAAGTTGATATAGAAACTTCTAATCTTGAGGCTGTCTTAAATGAAATAAAATTGAATTTGACTTTAGATGTATATCTAATGGATGATTCATTTGAAGGCGGAAATATGAGTCCTGAACTTGTAGAATTTATAGCTGAGAAAGACGATAACCTTCTTGAGAAATACTTGGAAAATGGCTATAAGAAAGATTTATGGTTAAATTCTGTGAGAAAGATGATTAAACAAAATAAGTTGTTTCCATGTTTTAGTGGTTCGGCGCTTAAAGATATTGGCATAGATACTTTTATTGAAAAACTTGATATATTAACTTTTACTGAATATGACAATAAGGTTAAGTTTAGCGGTATAGTATATAAAGTACGATATGATGAAGATCAAAATAAGATTACTTATATAAAAGCACTAAGCGGTGTATTAAATATAAAAGAAAAAATTCAGATTGGTGAAAATTACGAAAAAGTAAATGAAATAAGGATTTACAATGGCAGTAAGTTTAAAACAGCAGACAGCGTTTCGGCAGGCCAGCTTTTTGCAGTTTGCGGACTTACAAGTGTAAAAATAGGAGATGGAATAGGCAGCTTAGGGAAAAAGGCAAACTATAGTGCAGTACCAACTTTAAAATCAAAAGTTATATTTGATGATAAATTAAATCCAAAAGAAGTTTTAAACTGTTTTAAAATCTTAGAAGATGAGGATCCTGCTTTAAATATAACTTGGAATGAGAAAATGAAAGAAATACAAGTTCATATTATGGGTATAGTTCAACTTGAAGTTTTAAAACAGGTTGTAAAAGAAAGATTTAATTTATTAGTTGACTTTGGTCCGTGCAAAATTTTGTATAAAGAAACTATATTAGAGAACAGCATAGGATATGGACATTTTGAACCTTTAAAGCATTATGCTGAAGTACATCTTAGGCTGGAGCCTGGTGAGAGAAATAGTGGAATTACATTTAAAAGTGAATGCAGTACAGATGATTTGACAATTGGAAATCAAAATTTAATACGTACCAATATATATGAAAGGGAACACCATGGAATTTTGACGGGTTCTCCAGTAACTGACTTAAAGATTACACTTTTGACGGGGCGTGCGCATATTAAACATACAAGTGGTGGAGATTTTAGAGAAGCAACTTTAAGGGCACTAAGACAAGGACTTGAATCTGCTAAAAATGTAGTTTTAGAGCCATATTACCGATTTAAAATATCAGCAGATGTAGAGTATATAGGAAAGGTCTTGTCAGATATACAAAGATTAAATGGTTCTTTTAAAAGCCCGGATATACATAATGACAAGGTTTTTATAAATGGAAGAGGACCTGTGTCAGAATTTATGAATTATAATTTAGAGTTTATATCATCAACAAATGGCAGGGGAAAAATCAACTTTGTATTTGATGGATACGATGTTTGTCATAATCAAGAAGAAGTTATACAAAATATAGGATACAATAACAATGCAGATATTGAATATACATCGAGTTCAATATTTTGTTCAAAAGGGCAAGCATTTTTAGTAAGTGGAGATAAGGCAAAAGAATACATGCATTGTTTGAAATAA
- a CDS encoding SDR family NAD(P)-dependent oxidoreductase, with protein sequence MKTAIVTGASSGIGFEISKKLLSLDYKVYGLGRDFSKIDFNSDNFIKVVCDLMETNKVVDIIKKIKKENDIYMLVNSAGVGYFGPHEELNPYKIRQIVEVNLEAPMILTNLLLRDLKKNKGYIINISSITAKKWSTYGCAYAAAKAGLTHFSESLFEETRKYGVKVITIHPDIVKTHFYDKCNFREGDAEDSYITSECVAGAVENILNQREGTIITDITIRPQRHMITKKKNN encoded by the coding sequence ATGAAAACTGCAATTGTAACAGGGGCATCCTCTGGTATAGGATTTGAAATAAGTAAAAAACTTTTAAGCTTGGATTACAAGGTTTATGGTCTTGGAAGGGATTTTTCCAAAATAGATTTTAACTCAGATAATTTTATAAAAGTTGTTTGTGATTTAATGGAAACAAATAAAGTAGTTGATATTATAAAGAAAATAAAAAAAGAAAATGATATATATATGCTTGTTAATAGTGCAGGGGTTGGATACTTTGGACCTCATGAAGAATTAAATCCATATAAAATACGCCAAATTGTAGAAGTAAATTTAGAAGCTCCTATGATATTAACTAACTTATTGCTTAGAGATTTAAAAAAGAATAAAGGATATATAATAAATATATCATCTATAACGGCAAAAAAGTGGAGTACATATGGATGTGCTTATGCTGCTGCAAAAGCTGGACTAACACATTTTTCGGAAAGTCTTTTTGAAGAAACTAGAAAATATGGTGTGAAGGTTATAACTATACATCCTGATATAGTTAAAACACACTTTTATGATAAGTGCAATTTTAGGGAAGGTGATGCTGAGGATAGTTATATAACATCAGAATGTGTAGCAGGTGCAGTTGAAAATATTTTAAATCAAAGAGAAGGAACGATTATAACTGATATAACTATAAGGCCTCAAAGGCATATGATAACGAAAAAAAAGAACAATTAA
- the hisE gene encoding phosphoribosyl-ATP diphosphatase, with translation MKLYKVFIYIYKVYATGSYTSYLFKEGLDKILKKVGEESSEVIISSKNSNKEEKVYEISDLLYHLLVLMVHQGVAIDDIAQELEKRRQKTLNKKVMGKRADGID, from the coding sequence ATAAAGTTATATAAGGTTTTTATATACATTTATAAAGTTTATGCAACGGGATCATATACTAGCTATTTGTTTAAAGAGGGTTTGGATAAAATATTAAAAAAGGTAGGGGAAGAATCTTCTGAGGTTATAATATCAAGTAAAAATTCAAATAAAGAAGAGAAGGTTTATGAAATAAGCGATTTATTATATCATTTGTTAGTTTTAATGGTACATCAGGGTGTAGCTATAGATGATATAGCACAAGAGTTGGAAAAAAGAAGACAAAAGACACTTAACAAAAAAGTTATGGGCAAAAGAGCAGATGGAATAGATTAA
- a CDS encoding RNA-guided endonuclease TnpB family protein codes for MIKAVKIRLFPTKEQEILMFKFCGVMRFAYNWGRARWEELYKQGLEPSKAKIKKEFNNTIKKQEDYKWLKEVSGQITSQAFDDLDKAYKNFFKGLAKYPRFKTKRKSRKSFYVRYDRLYFKGNAVNIEKIGKVKYKTNYDIPILPNYNNPRCHFDGKYWYLTLGFEHNENQVELNKDLSIGIDLGVSNLAVVNCLDKPIKNINKSTKVRKLKKKLKRLQRQVSRKYEANREGCKFNKTNNIIKLEKVIKLVYRKLNNIRANHIHQATNMIIKLRPYRVVMENLNISGMLKNKHLSKTIQEQGFYEFIRQMQYKCKFNGIEFVQADKFYPSSKTCSCCGNVKKDLKLKDRMYVCDICGLEIDRDKNASINLGNYEIV; via the coding sequence ATGATAAAGGCAGTAAAAATAAGGTTATTTCCAACCAAAGAACAAGAAATATTAATGTTCAAATTCTGCGGTGTAATGAGATTTGCCTATAATTGGGGCAGGGCTAGATGGGAAGAGTTATATAAACAGGGATTAGAACCTTCAAAAGCTAAAATTAAAAAAGAATTTAACAATACTATTAAAAAGCAGGAAGATTATAAATGGTTAAAAGAAGTTAGTGGTCAAATTACATCACAGGCTTTTGATGATTTAGACAAAGCTTATAAGAACTTTTTCAAAGGATTAGCTAAATACCCTAGATTTAAGACCAAAAGAAAATCTAGAAAATCCTTTTACGTTAGATACGACAGACTTTACTTTAAAGGAAATGCAGTCAATATTGAAAAGATAGGTAAAGTAAAATATAAAACCAATTATGATATACCTATTTTACCTAATTATAATAATCCAAGATGTCATTTTGACGGCAAGTACTGGTATTTAACATTAGGTTTTGAGCATAACGAAAACCAAGTTGAGCTTAATAAAGATTTATCTATTGGTATTGATTTAGGAGTTTCTAACCTGGCTGTAGTAAATTGTTTAGATAAGCCTATTAAAAACATTAATAAATCAACTAAGGTTAGAAAATTGAAAAAGAAATTAAAAAGATTACAAAGACAAGTATCAAGAAAATATGAAGCAAATAGAGAAGGATGCAAATTTAATAAGACAAATAATATTATTAAGCTAGAAAAAGTTATTAAACTTGTATATAGAAAGCTTAATAACATTAGAGCTAATCACATACATCAAGCTACTAATATGATAATAAAACTAAGACCGTACAGAGTTGTAATGGAAAATTTAAATATTAGCGGTATGCTAAAAAATAAACATTTATCAAAAACTATACAAGAACAAGGTTTTTATGAATTCATTAGACAAATGCAATACAAATGTAAGTTTAATGGGATAGAGTTTGTTCAGGCAGACAAATTTTATCCCAGCAGTAAAACTTGTTCTTGTTGTGGAAATGTAAAAAAAGATTTGAAACTTAAAGATAGAATGTATGTATGTGATATTTGCGGGCTAGAAATAGATAGAGATAAAAATGCTTCAATAAATCTTGGTAATTATGAAATAGTATAA
- the hisI gene encoding phosphoribosyl-AMP cyclohydrolase: MDENINTQNLKAVNFKGGLIPAVIQDYESGQVLMVAYMNEESLKRTLQSGTTWFWSRSRNEYWNKGETSGHYQYVKGISVDCDGDTLLIKVKQVGAACHTGNRSCFYRNIL; the protein is encoded by the coding sequence ATGGATGAAAATATCAATACTCAAAATTTGAAAGCAGTTAATTTTAAAGGCGGCTTGATTCCAGCAGTAATTCAAGATTATGAAAGTGGGCAGGTTTTAATGGTTGCATATATGAATGAAGAGTCTTTAAAGAGAACTTTGCAAAGTGGAACTACATGGTTTTGGAGTAGATCAAGAAATGAATACTGGAATAAAGGAGAAACTTCCGGACACTATCAATATGTTAAGGGTATAAGTGTTGACTGTGATGGAGATACACTGCTCATAAAAGTAAAGCAAGTTGGGGCAGCATGTCATACTGGCAATAGAAGCTGCTTTTATAGAAATATACTATAG
- the hisF gene encoding imidazole glycerol phosphate synthase subunit HisF: protein MLTKRIIPCLDVEGGRVVKGVNFVNLKDVGDPVEIAKAYNEEGADEIVFLDITATSDQRKTMIDVVRRTAEEVFIPLTVGGGIRNLDDFKNILRAGADKISVNSAAVNDPELITRAADKFGSQCVVAAIDARMRQDKTGWNVVINGGRIDTGLDAVKWAKKVETLGAGEILLTSMDTDGTKSGYDIPLTDTISKSVNIPVIASGGCGKLEHFYNVFAESNADAALAASLFHYRELTIKQVKEYLKSRNVEVRI from the coding sequence GTGCTTACTAAAAGAATAATACCATGTTTAGATGTAGAAGGTGGAAGAGTAGTTAAAGGAGTTAATTTTGTGAACTTAAAGGATGTAGGAGATCCTGTTGAGATAGCAAAAGCTTATAATGAAGAAGGTGCAGATGAAATAGTATTTCTAGATATTACTGCAACGAGTGATCAAAGAAAAACGATGATAGATGTAGTTAGAAGAACAGCAGAAGAAGTATTTATACCTTTGACAGTTGGAGGAGGTATAAGAAATTTGGATGATTTTAAAAACATTTTAAGGGCAGGTGCAGATAAAATATCCGTTAATTCAGCTGCAGTAAATGATCCAGAACTTATAACAAGGGCAGCGGATAAGTTTGGAAGTCAATGTGTAGTTGCAGCTATAGATGCTAGAATGAGACAGGATAAGACTGGTTGGAATGTAGTCATAAATGGTGGAAGAATTGATACTGGACTTGATGCAGTAAAGTGGGCAAAAAAAGTAGAAACTTTAGGTGCAGGCGAAATACTTTTAACTAGTATGGATACAGATGGAACCAAAAGCGGATATGATATACCACTTACAGATACGATATCAAAATCAGTAAATATTCCAGTTATAGCATCAGGAGGATGCGGAAAATTAGAGCACTTTTATAATGTGTTTGCTGAATCTAATGCAGATGCAGCTCTTGCAGCTTCTCTTTTTCACTATAGAGAACTTACCATAAAACAAGTAAAAGAGTATTTAAAGAGTAGAAATGTAGAAGTTAGAATTTAG
- the hisA gene encoding 1-(5-phosphoribosyl)-5-[(5-phosphoribosylamino)methylideneamino]imidazole-4-carboxamide isomerase, which produces MIIIPAIDLKDGKCVRLYQGKMSSAQVVAKDVVETALSFKDAGAEYLHMVDLDGAVEGKMRNLDQVLRVINEVKLPVEVGGGIRNLETIDLLIESKVSQVILGTAALNDFNMLKEAVKKYGDKIAVGIDAKDGLVAVDGWVNVSKIDYIEFAKRIEDVGVKTIIFTDISRDGTLKGANLKQLSEIESNVSCNIIASGGVKNIEDVKNIKNVGVYGAIIGKAIYSGDIFLQDAIEIGRN; this is translated from the coding sequence TTGATTATAATTCCAGCAATTGATCTAAAGGATGGTAAGTGTGTGAGACTATATCAAGGGAAAATGTCATCAGCTCAAGTAGTTGCAAAAGATGTGGTAGAGACAGCTTTAAGTTTTAAAGATGCAGGAGCGGAATATTTACATATGGTTGATTTAGATGGAGCCGTTGAAGGTAAAATGCGAAATTTAGATCAAGTTTTAAGAGTAATAAATGAAGTTAAACTTCCTGTAGAAGTTGGCGGAGGAATAAGAAACCTTGAAACAATAGACCTTTTAATAGAAAGTAAAGTAAGCCAAGTGATACTTGGAACAGCTGCTTTAAATGATTTTAATATGTTAAAAGAAGCAGTTAAAAAGTACGGAGATAAAATTGCCGTCGGTATAGATGCCAAAGATGGTTTAGTTGCTGTAGATGGATGGGTTAATGTAAGCAAAATAGACTATATAGAATTTGCAAAGAGAATTGAAGATGTAGGCGTAAAAACTATAATATTTACGGATATAAGTAGAGATGGGACTTTGAAAGGAGCTAATTTAAAACAACTTTCTGAAATTGAATCAAATGTTTCCTGTAATATAATTGCTTCAGGTGGAGTTAAAAATATAGAAGATGTAAAAAATATAAAAAATGTTGGTGTATATGGAGCTATTATTGGAAAGGCAATTTATTCAGGAGATATTTTCCTTCAAGATGCTATAGAAATTGGGAGGAATTAA
- the hisH gene encoding imidazole glycerol phosphate synthase subunit HisH: MIAIIDYGMGNLRSVQKSLQYIGQDAIITSDAGEIEKSSGVILPGVGAFPDAMKNLRETKLDEAFKEALKSGKPALGICLGMQLLFSISEEIKTCSGLDLLKGSVKKIYADVKIPHMGWNSLNIKKTCEILNGIDEESYVYFVHSFYTEVEDSENLNAVSYYGMNIPAVVSKDSLFGVQFHPEKSGDVGMQMLKNFSKLTKF; encoded by the coding sequence ATGATTGCAATAATAGATTATGGAATGGGAAACTTAAGAAGTGTCCAGAAATCACTTCAGTATATAGGTCAAGATGCAATTATAACTTCTGATGCAGGGGAAATAGAAAAATCAAGTGGAGTTATTTTACCTGGGGTAGGTGCTTTCCCAGATGCAATGAAAAACTTGAGAGAGACCAAATTAGATGAAGCATTTAAAGAGGCTTTAAAGTCTGGAAAACCAGCATTAGGGATATGTTTAGGAATGCAGCTTTTGTTTAGTATTAGTGAAGAGATAAAAACTTGCAGCGGACTTGACCTTCTAAAAGGAAGTGTCAAAAAGATATATGCAGATGTAAAGATACCTCATATGGGGTGGAACAGCTTAAATATAAAAAAGACATGTGAAATTTTAAATGGAATTGATGAAGAAAGTTATGTTTATTTTGTACACTCATTTTATACGGAAGTTGAGGATAGTGAAAATTTAAATGCAGTATCCTATTATGGAATGAATATACCGGCAGTTGTAAGTAAAGATAGTTTGTTTGGAGTACAATTTCATCCTGAAAAGAGCGGTGACGTTGGGATGCAAATGCTTAAAAATTTTTCAAAGTTGACTAAGTTTTAA
- the hisB gene encoding imidazoleglycerol-phosphate dehydratase HisB has protein sequence MRKASISRKTNETNINVKIDLDGSGNYKIDTGIGFFDHMLCLMSKHGFIDMEVSAKGDLYVDSHHTIEDIGIVIGKCIERALGDKAQIKRYGTTFLPMDEVLCMVSMDISGRPYLVFDANFSAEKVGQMDTEMVEEFFRAVAFNAGITLHIKVLYGNNSHHMIEAIFKAFGRTLREAVTCDEKIKGIMSTKGIL, from the coding sequence ATGAGAAAAGCTTCAATTTCGAGAAAAACTAATGAAACAAATATAAATGTTAAAATTGATCTTGATGGAAGTGGAAATTATAAGATAGATACAGGCATAGGTTTTTTTGACCATATGCTGTGCCTTATGTCAAAGCATGGATTTATAGATATGGAAGTAAGTGCAAAAGGGGATCTATATGTTGATTCACATCATACTATTGAAGATATTGGAATAGTTATTGGAAAGTGTATTGAAAGAGCTCTTGGTGATAAGGCACAGATAAAGAGATATGGTACAACTTTTTTACCTATGGATGAAGTTCTTTGCATGGTATCAATGGATATAAGTGGAAGACCTTATTTAGTATTTGATGCAAATTTTAGTGCTGAAAAAGTTGGACAAATGGATACGGAAATGGTTGAAGAATTTTTTAGAGCTGTAGCCTTTAATGCAGGGATTACTCTTCATATAAAAGTACTTTATGGGAATAATTCTCACCATATGATAGAGGCAATTTTTAAAGCCTTTGGAAGAACTTTAAGAGAAGCTGTAACTTGTGATGAAAAAATAAAAGGAATAATGTCTACTAAAGGCATATTGTAA